From the genome of Streptomyces sp. NBC_01317, one region includes:
- a CDS encoding type I polyketide synthase yields the protein MSADPSKEQKLVDYLKWVTADLQKARERITELENAGEEPVAIVGMACRFPGGVTSPDGLWDLVAEGTDAIGGFPTDRGWDLEQLYSPDADTPGTSYTREGGFLDGAALFDAGFFGVSPREARAMDPQQRVLLETAWEALEDAGIDPASLKGSSTGVFAGLVEQSYLGLEGPQELEGHLMTGRLSSVASGRIAYTLGLEGPAVSIDTACSSSLVALHLAAQSLRSGESTLALAGGATITATPGGFVDFSRQKGLAPDGRIKSFAAAADGTSWSEGAGILVIERLSDAQKNGHRVLAVLRGSAVNQDGASNGLTAPNGPSQERVIRQALANARLTPTDVDAVEAHGTGTRLGDPIEAQALLATYGQNRPTGQPLLLGSLKSNIGHTVAAAGVGGVIKMVQALRHRVLPPTLHIDEPTPMVNWSLGAVELLREKRPWPTRGGQPRRAAVSAFGVSGTNAHVILEEAPPTPQAPQAPQALSAPQVAAPQALSVLSREPGAGVVRPAGVVPWILSGKTPEALAGQAQRLLAHVEADASLRVGDIGYSLATTRTTLDHGAVITGSTRDELLAELRALAEGVPAGGGRPAVGRIAFLFTGQGAQHTGMGMELYAAYPAYAEAFDTICAHFDPHLPRPLREIITTGEGLDDTAHTQPALFALEAALYRLVESWGIVPDYLAGHSIGEVTAAHLAGVLTLADAARLVTARARLMQAMPPNGAMIAVQAPEDQVRPLLTGRESEIGVAAVNGPASVVISGDTQAAEEVAARLAEQGYRTRRLTVSHAFHSPHMDGMLDDFRTTAKQLTYHPPAIPVVSTLTGRPAEGEDLRTPDYWANQVRHTVRYNDALHTLKERGVTTLVELGPDSVLTALAQNAFHGTPDTLTTTALLHHGRPEARTLATALGRLHHTGAGPNWKAYFAGTGARHIPLPTYAFQHERYWIDPATTPADANGLGLLPAAHPLLGAALPLSGTQETVFTSRLTRTTTPWPAGHTRGGIPVLPESALVELAIRAGDEAHCTTLDELHITQPITLPAEGAIHLQIRLGAPDTNGQRTLTFHTRPDHTQTPWTPHAHGLLSTTPHPTPATTPNTPSPHPGPWPPAGATPLDPHTLYEQSTKNGITHDPQTRALTRLWQHGHDLYAEVELPPGTPTETNPYALHPLLLDAALLPLLTPTPTKTSTQPKAETGETGAGETRTDTGNRETEAETDAGAGEAGTEAGAGAETGAEAEAGAGAGAGAGTEAGAGAETGAGAETGAGAETGAGAETGAGAETGAGAETGAGADAEAEAGADAEAEAGADAEAEAGAETGAGAETEAGAGAGAGIVTAWHNVRLHAAGATTLRVHLARGGEGTASVRLATPAGQPVADITAVTVEPLDLTALAAAAARDHEALFHLDWTPHHLTPTTGTPAPHTPADGTPADGIPAGGTPADGIPATHTPAAGAPAGGVPADGIPAGGVPAGGMPAGGMPAGNVIERLRSADPADPLASLHETTLRALQLAQRHLADEDSTHTLTVLTRGAVSTTPGEPITDPGAAAAWGLLRSAQSEAPGRIILIDAEPGTDPALIAAAAASGEPQAAIRQGTMTVPRLTRATRPQPPTTPAFTPGGTVLITGGTGTLGSLFARHLATSHGVRHLLLAGRQGPRAHGAQELAQELNRLGASVTIKACDAGDRDQLAALIDAIPANRPLTGVIHTAGILDDGLIPAMTPQRLAAVLTPKADAAWHLHDLTRHLPLTAFVLFSSVAALIGGPGQANYAAANASLDALAHHRAATGLPATSIAWGLWAQSTGLTGNLSETDLKRIARTGLLPVPTTQGPTLLDLALRTGRPDTVATPLDLTALSAQPHIPTVLTTLAHRPPRPHVHSDTPHTPPLTEQLTHLTGEQRHEAVTRTILEEIAGTLGHTTPQHIDPHRPFQQLGLDSLTSVELRNRLTTRTHLKLPATLVFDHPHPHALATHLLTRLTPHTTSTQPADTTNTPDTTDYTADIHLDDDIRPTTPHTPRTTPPRHILLTGATGFLGTFLLRDLMRTTTAHIHCLVRGTDTTTALQRLTTSLKWYRVWDDIDPQRLTVHPGDLAQPLLGLTENTFNTLARTLDVIHHAGATVHWLHPYTTLKPANVGGTQEILRLATRHHTIPVHHVSTVGVFNGPRTPGTPLKPTDPTGPPQHLPSGYLKTKWVAEQILDIARTRGIPVTTYRVDVISGDQKNGACQTRDFVWLTLKGILQTQTAPTHTQSRFHLLPADYVSAAILALADNPHTTGHTYHLHNPHPLTLTDCIEHLRTLGYPLHNTTRHQFTQTIQNNPDNALQPLLHAFDMMTNHTDAFYPPIDTTETTRALTGTNIHCPPITPQLLTTYIQFFIDQGHYPPPPNPTNTQHTPPT from the coding sequence ATGTCCGCTGACCCGTCCAAAGAGCAGAAGCTGGTCGACTACCTGAAGTGGGTCACCGCGGATCTGCAAAAGGCCCGTGAGCGCATCACCGAGCTGGAGAACGCCGGTGAGGAACCGGTCGCCATCGTCGGGATGGCCTGCCGGTTCCCCGGCGGCGTCACCTCACCCGACGGCCTGTGGGACCTGGTCGCCGAAGGCACCGACGCCATCGGCGGCTTCCCCACCGACCGGGGCTGGGACCTCGAACAGCTCTACTCCCCCGACGCCGACACCCCCGGCACCTCCTACACCAGGGAAGGCGGATTCCTCGACGGGGCCGCCCTCTTCGACGCCGGCTTCTTCGGCGTGTCCCCCCGCGAGGCCAGGGCGATGGACCCCCAGCAGCGCGTGCTCCTGGAAACCGCGTGGGAGGCACTGGAGGACGCCGGGATCGACCCGGCCTCACTCAAAGGCTCCAGCACCGGCGTGTTCGCGGGCCTGGTGGAACAGAGCTACCTCGGCCTCGAAGGACCCCAGGAACTCGAAGGCCACCTCATGACCGGCCGCCTCAGCAGCGTCGCCTCCGGCCGTATCGCCTACACCCTGGGCCTCGAAGGCCCGGCCGTCTCCATCGACACCGCCTGCTCCTCGTCCCTGGTCGCCCTGCATCTCGCCGCACAGTCACTACGCAGCGGGGAATCCACACTCGCACTGGCCGGCGGCGCCACCATCACCGCCACCCCCGGCGGCTTCGTCGACTTCTCCCGGCAAAAAGGCCTGGCCCCCGACGGACGCATCAAATCCTTCGCCGCCGCGGCCGACGGCACCTCATGGTCCGAAGGCGCCGGCATCCTGGTCATCGAACGCCTCTCCGACGCCCAGAAGAACGGCCACCGGGTGCTCGCCGTGCTGCGGGGCAGCGCCGTCAACCAGGACGGCGCCAGCAACGGCCTCACCGCCCCCAACGGCCCCTCACAAGAACGCGTCATCCGCCAAGCCCTCGCCAACGCCCGCCTCACCCCCACCGATGTGGACGCCGTCGAAGCCCACGGCACCGGCACCCGCCTCGGCGACCCCATCGAAGCACAAGCCCTCCTCGCCACCTACGGCCAGAACCGCCCCACCGGACAACCCCTCCTGCTCGGCTCACTGAAATCCAACATCGGCCACACCGTCGCGGCGGCCGGCGTCGGCGGCGTCATCAAAATGGTCCAGGCCCTGCGCCACCGCGTCCTGCCCCCCACCCTCCACATCGACGAACCCACCCCCATGGTCAACTGGTCCCTGGGCGCCGTGGAACTACTCAGGGAAAAACGCCCCTGGCCCACCCGCGGCGGCCAACCCCGGCGCGCCGCCGTCTCCGCGTTCGGAGTCAGCGGCACCAACGCGCACGTGATCCTGGAGGAAGCCCCACCAACCCCACAGGCCCCGCAAGCCCCGCAGGCCCTGTCGGCCCCGCAAGTGGCGGCCCCGCAAGCCCTGTCGGTCCTGTCGCGGGAGCCGGGCGCCGGGGTGGTGCGTCCGGCGGGGGTGGTGCCCTGGATCCTCTCCGGCAAGACCCCGGAGGCGCTTGCCGGGCAGGCACAACGGCTGTTGGCGCATGTCGAGGCCGATGCCTCGCTGCGCGTGGGGGACATCGGGTACTCGCTGGCCACCACCCGCACCACCCTCGACCACGGCGCCGTCATAACCGGCAGCACCCGCGACGAACTCCTCGCGGAACTACGGGCGCTCGCGGAAGGGGTGCCGGCGGGGGGCGGGCGGCCGGCGGTGGGACGGATCGCGTTCCTGTTCACCGGGCAAGGCGCCCAGCACACCGGCATGGGCATGGAACTCTACGCCGCCTACCCCGCCTACGCCGAAGCCTTCGATACTATTTGCGCCCACTTCGACCCCCACCTCCCACGCCCCCTGCGGGAGATCATCACCACCGGTGAAGGCCTCGACGACACCGCCCACACCCAGCCGGCCCTCTTCGCCCTCGAAGCCGCCCTCTACCGGCTGGTGGAAAGCTGGGGCATCGTCCCCGACTACCTCGCCGGGCACTCCATCGGTGAAGTGACCGCGGCTCATCTGGCAGGTGTCCTGACCCTGGCCGACGCCGCCCGCCTCGTCACCGCACGGGCCCGCCTCATGCAGGCCATGCCCCCCAACGGGGCCATGATCGCCGTCCAGGCGCCCGAGGACCAGGTCCGCCCCCTCCTCACGGGACGCGAGAGCGAGATCGGTGTCGCGGCTGTCAACGGGCCCGCCTCCGTCGTCATCTCCGGCGACACACAAGCAGCCGAGGAGGTGGCCGCCCGGCTGGCCGAACAGGGATACCGGACGCGGCGGCTCACGGTGTCGCACGCCTTCCACTCCCCTCATATGGACGGCATGCTCGACGACTTCCGTACCACCGCCAAACAACTCACCTACCACCCCCCGGCCATCCCCGTCGTCTCCACCCTCACCGGCCGCCCCGCCGAGGGAGAGGACCTGCGCACCCCCGACTACTGGGCCAACCAGGTCCGCCACACCGTCCGCTACAACGACGCACTCCACACCCTCAAAGAACGCGGCGTCACCACCCTGGTCGAACTGGGACCCGACAGCGTACTCACCGCCCTCGCACAAAACGCGTTCCACGGGACCCCCGACACCCTCACCACCACCGCCCTGCTCCACCACGGCCGGCCCGAGGCCCGGACACTGGCCACCGCCCTCGGCCGGCTCCACCACACCGGAGCAGGACCCAACTGGAAGGCCTACTTCGCCGGCACCGGCGCCCGGCACATCCCCCTGCCCACCTACGCCTTCCAGCACGAGCGGTACTGGATCGACCCCGCCACCACACCCGCCGACGCCAACGGACTCGGACTCCTCCCCGCCGCACACCCCCTGCTCGGTGCCGCACTCCCCCTCAGCGGCACCCAGGAAACCGTGTTCACCAGCCGCCTGACCCGCACCACAACCCCCTGGCCGGCCGGCCACACCCGCGGCGGAATCCCCGTCCTGCCCGAATCCGCCCTCGTAGAACTCGCCATACGCGCCGGCGACGAAGCACACTGCACCACCCTGGACGAACTCCACATCACCCAACCCATCACCCTGCCCGCCGAAGGAGCCATCCACCTCCAGATCCGCCTCGGCGCCCCCGACACCAACGGACAACGCACCCTCACCTTCCACACCCGCCCCGACCACACCCAAACCCCCTGGACCCCCCACGCCCACGGCCTGCTCAGCACCACACCCCACCCCACCCCGGCCACCACACCCAACACCCCCTCACCCCACCCCGGCCCATGGCCACCCGCCGGCGCCACCCCCCTCGACCCCCACACCCTCTACGAACAATCCACCAAAAACGGAATCACACACGACCCACAGACCCGGGCCCTGACCCGCCTCTGGCAACACGGACACGACCTGTACGCCGAAGTAGAACTGCCACCCGGCACACCCACAGAAACAAACCCCTACGCACTACACCCCCTCCTCCTCGACGCCGCCCTGCTCCCCCTCCTCACCCCCACCCCAACAAAAACCAGCACCCAACCAAAAGCCGAGACCGGGGAAACCGGAGCCGGGGAAACCCGAACCGACACAGGGAACAGGGAAACCGAGGCCGAGACCGACGCCGGGGCCGGGGAAGCCGGAACCGAGGCCGGAGCCGGAGCCGAGACCGGGGCCGAGGCCGAGGCCGGGGCCGGGGCCGGGGCCGGGGCCGGGACCGAGGCCGGGGCCGGAGCCGAGACCGGGGCCGGAGCCGAGACCGGGGCCGGAGCCGAGACCGGGGCCGGAGCCGAGACCGGGGCCGGAGCCGAGACCGGGGCCGGAGCCGAGACCGGGGCCGGAGCCGACGCCGAGGCCGAGGCCGGAGCCGACGCCGAGGCCGAGGCCGGAGCCGACGCCGAGGCCGAGGCCGGAGCCGAGACCGGAGCCGGAGCCGAGACCGAGGCGGGGGCGGGGGCGGGGGCGGGCATTGTCACCGCCTGGCACAACGTGCGGCTCCACGCCGCCGGAGCGACCACCCTGCGCGTACACCTGGCCCGCGGCGGCGAAGGCACCGCGAGCGTACGGCTGGCCACCCCCGCGGGACAGCCCGTCGCGGACATCACGGCCGTCACCGTGGAGCCCCTGGACCTGACCGCACTCGCGGCCGCGGCCGCCCGCGACCACGAAGCGCTCTTCCACCTCGACTGGACACCCCACCACCTCACCCCCACCACCGGAACACCCGCCCCCCACACACCCGCCGACGGAACACCCGCCGACGGCATACCGGCCGGCGGAACACCGGCCGACGGCATACCGGCCACCCACACGCCGGCCGCCGGCGCACCGGCAGGTGGCGTACCGGCCGACGGCATACCGGCAGGTGGCGTACCGGCCGGTGGCATGCCGGCCGGTGGCATGCCGGCCGGCAACGTGATCGAGCGCCTGCGCTCCGCCGACCCGGCCGATCCCCTGGCCTCGCTGCACGAGACGACCCTGCGCGCACTCCAGCTGGCCCAGCGCCACCTCGCCGACGAGGACAGCACCCACACCCTGACCGTCCTGACCCGCGGGGCCGTCAGCACCACCCCCGGGGAGCCGATCACCGATCCGGGCGCCGCCGCGGCCTGGGGCCTCCTGCGCTCCGCCCAGTCCGAAGCACCCGGCCGTATCATCCTCATCGACGCCGAACCCGGCACCGACCCCGCCCTCATCGCCGCGGCCGCCGCCTCCGGCGAACCCCAGGCCGCGATCCGCCAGGGCACCATGACCGTGCCCCGCCTGACCCGGGCCACCCGCCCCCAGCCCCCCACCACACCCGCCTTCACCCCCGGGGGAACCGTCCTGATCACCGGCGGCACCGGAACCCTGGGCTCCCTCTTCGCCCGCCACCTCGCCACCTCACACGGCGTACGCCACCTCCTGCTCGCCGGCCGCCAGGGCCCCCGGGCACACGGAGCCCAGGAACTCGCACAGGAACTCAACCGCCTCGGCGCGAGCGTCACGATCAAAGCCTGCGACGCCGGCGACCGCGACCAGCTCGCCGCCCTCATCGACGCGATCCCCGCAAACCGGCCCCTGACCGGCGTCATCCACACCGCCGGCATCCTGGACGACGGGCTCATCCCCGCGATGACCCCCCAACGCCTGGCCGCGGTCCTCACCCCCAAAGCAGACGCCGCCTGGCACCTGCACGACCTCACCCGCCACCTCCCCCTCACCGCCTTCGTCCTGTTCTCCTCCGTCGCCGCCCTCATCGGCGGCCCCGGCCAGGCCAACTACGCCGCCGCCAACGCCTCCCTCGACGCCCTGGCCCACCACCGCGCCGCCACCGGCCTGCCCGCCACCTCCATCGCCTGGGGCCTATGGGCCCAAAGCACCGGACTCACCGGCAACCTCAGCGAAACCGACCTCAAACGCATCGCCCGCACCGGCCTGCTCCCCGTCCCCACCACCCAGGGCCCCACCCTCCTCGACCTCGCCCTGCGCACCGGCCGCCCCGACACCGTGGCCACCCCCCTCGACCTGACCGCCCTGAGCGCACAACCCCACATCCCCACCGTCCTCACCACCCTCGCCCACCGCCCCCCACGCCCACACGTCCACAGCGACACCCCCCACACCCCCCCGCTCACCGAACAACTCACCCACCTCACCGGCGAACAACGCCACGAAGCGGTCACCCGCACCATCCTCGAAGAAATCGCCGGAACACTCGGACACACCACCCCCCAGCACATCGACCCCCACCGCCCCTTCCAGCAACTCGGCCTCGACTCCCTGACCTCCGTCGAACTACGCAACCGCCTCACCACCCGCACCCACCTCAAACTCCCCGCCACCCTCGTCTTCGACCACCCCCACCCCCACGCCCTCGCCACCCACCTCCTCACCCGCCTCACCCCCCACACCACCAGCACCCAACCCGCCGACACCACCAACACCCCCGACACCACCGACTACACCGCCGACATCCACCTCGACGACGACATCCGCCCCACCACCCCCCACACCCCCCGCACCACCCCACCACGCCACATACTCCTCACCGGCGCCACCGGCTTCCTCGGCACATTCCTCCTGCGCGACCTCATGCGCACCACCACCGCCCACATCCACTGCCTCGTCCGCGGCACCGACACCACCACCGCCCTCCAACGCCTCACCACCAGCCTGAAGTGGTACCGGGTCTGGGACGACATCGACCCCCAGCGCCTCACCGTCCACCCCGGCGACCTCGCCCAACCCCTCCTCGGACTCACCGAAAACACCTTCAACACCCTCGCCCGCACCCTCGACGTCATCCACCACGCCGGAGCCACCGTCCACTGGCTCCACCCCTACACCACCCTCAAACCCGCCAACGTCGGCGGCACACAAGAAATCCTCCGCCTCGCCACCCGCCACCACACCATCCCCGTCCACCACGTCTCCACCGTCGGCGTCTTCAACGGCCCCCGCACACCCGGCACCCCCCTCAAACCAACCGACCCCACCGGACCCCCCCAACACCTCCCCAGCGGCTACCTCAAAACCAAATGGGTCGCCGAACAAATCCTCGACATCGCCCGCACCCGCGGCATCCCCGTCACCACCTACCGCGTCGACGTCATCTCCGGCGACCAGAAAAACGGCGCCTGCCAAACCCGCGACTTCGTCTGGCTCACCCTCAAAGGCATCCTCCAGACACAAACCGCCCCCACCCACACCCAAAGCCGCTTCCACCTCCTCCCCGCCGACTACGTCAGCGCCGCCATCCTCGCCCTCGCCGACAACCCCCACACCACCGGCCACACCTACCACCTCCACAACCCCCACCCCCTCACCCTCACCGACTGCATCGAACACCTCCGCACCCTCGGCTACCCACTCCACAACACCACCCGCCACCAATTCACCCAAACCATCCAGAACAACCCCGACAACGCCCTCCAACCCCTCCTCCACGCCTTCGACATGATGACCAACCACACCGACGCCTTCTACCCCCCCATCGACACCACAGAAACAACCCGGGCACTCACCGGAACCAACATCCACTGCCCCCCCATCACCCCCCAACTCCTCACCACCTACATCCAATTCTTCATCGACCAAGGCCACTACCCCCCACCCCCCAACCCCACCAACACCCAACACACACCACCCACCTAA
- a CDS encoding GNAT family N-acetyltransferase — MDGLNDLYELREGVPSVAVFRRLRTDAGLSDKAPEAVALALPHTWYGVLLQHEGEPIGMGRVIGDGGTAFQIVDVCVHPVHQGRGLGGRIMAALTGELERRAPATAYVSLIADGPARVLYEKFGFADTATHDSIGMYRVMGA, encoded by the coding sequence ATGGACGGTTTGAACGACCTGTACGAGTTGCGTGAGGGTGTGCCTTCCGTGGCGGTTTTCCGGCGCTTGCGTACCGATGCCGGCTTGTCGGACAAGGCCCCGGAAGCGGTGGCGCTCGCGTTGCCTCATACGTGGTACGGAGTGCTCCTTCAGCATGAGGGAGAGCCCATCGGTATGGGCCGCGTCATTGGTGACGGCGGTACGGCGTTTCAGATTGTCGATGTTTGTGTTCATCCCGTACACCAGGGCCGTGGCCTGGGTGGGCGCATTATGGCCGCGCTCACCGGGGAACTGGAGCGCCGGGCGCCCGCTACCGCCTACGTCTCACTGATCGCGGACGGCCCTGCCCGTGTTCTCTACGAGAAGTTCGGTTTCGCGGATACCGCGACGCACGATTCGATCGGTATGTACCGGGTGATGGGCGCCTGA